AGAATTAGTTCCGTAACAATTTGAATTCCGGCAACGATAAATGCTAAGTAAACATTTTGTGTTACGCCGATAATTAGTACTGCTGTTAGAATTTTTCCCCAAACATTCCATAAATCGACGTTTAAGGTTTTCGTTTTATTAATAACAAGCATAATTGCATTAATCCCGAGTTGTAATGGGAACATCAAGAAGGCAAATGGCCACGCCCAAGCAAGAGTTGCCATTGATGTCCATCCTCCGTCTAAGATACTTAAGTTAATCCCAGTTCTCTCAGCAAGTCCTTGTGCAGCTGGTGTTAAAGCTTCAATCATAAAGCCGATAACGATGTTCATTCCAAGGAAAGCTACCCCTAGAATAATCCCCGCACTTACTGCGTCTCTTACTTTCATTCGTACGATTAGCCCAATAATAATCATCAGTGCTGGAACAAAAACGGCAGCTCCAAGGTTCAAAATAAACTGTATAACTGATTGTAATGACTCCATTTTTTCACGCTCCCTATTTTATCTTGTTTGTTTTTATTTTAAGGCGTTTAATAATTTTTCTGTTTCTTCGTCCATGCCCATACCAGTTAAGAAAGCAATACCATTTAATGTTGGAATATCAAATTCTTTATTTGCTTTTGTAATTGCCACGTAAACATCACTTGTTTTAATGTGTTGCTCTAGTGATTTAATGTCTACTGCTTCAACCGTTGCACGAACTCCCTTTTCTTTTAAAATGCGTTCTACTTTGGAGGCAACTGTTTGACTTGTCGCTACTCCGGATCCACATGCTACGATAACTTTTTTCATTGTAATCACTCTCCAAATTGTTTTTTTAGGAAATCACATAAAGTATTGCTATCATTCATTTCTTTTATTTGTTCCACAAAGTCTGCTTCCATAAATTTTTCCATGATACTTGAAAGCAGTGGAACTTGATCTTGGGGATTTTTGATTCCTAACATGAAAATTACTTCGACATCAATCCACTTATCTGTCGTTCCCATTTGAACAAAAGGAACCGGGGTAGAAAGTTTATTTACGAGTACAAAAGGCCGTTTTACATAAATCGTGTCTGTATGAGGAATTGCAATTTTGATGCCATTCATCTCGAGTCCAGTAGGAAAAACTACTTCTCGGCTTGTTACTGCTTCTTTAAAAGTTGGCTCTACATACTGCTCTTTCTCTAATATATTGCTCGTGTATTCAAAAAGTTCTGCCTGACTCTCGTAACTTGAATTTATCAGGGTTAACTCTTTTTGAAACAAATCATGGTAATCCACGCGACGCTCACCCCCTTTCAAGGATTTCAACGATTTTCTTTTTGTTAGTTGACGCGAGTAGTTCCGCTAGTCTTTCTGGCTGTAAGAAAATTTCGTTCAATTTTAGTAATAGTGGTATGTGTTTGTTTTGTTCGGATGGGGCTAGCGCAATCATGATTTTGACTGCTTCGTTCTCTGGTGTTCTTGTGTCCGCTTTCATTATCATCAACTGAATATCTTGCTCGATGACCCCATTCGCTGGTTTAGCATGAGGTAAATAAATGTTCGGTCCAATCATCATCTGCTCATAATTTTGATAGAATATTTCTTCGCACGTTTGAATGTAACTAGCATCCACCGTTCCTCGCTGTAACATCGGTGAAAATGCCGCCGAAACGAGCCCCTCCCATTCAAGTGACGTTTCTAAAAAATGAACCTGTTTTTCGGTAATCCGCATTTGTTCGGGTTCTTTTTTCTCCACGGGCTGCTCTTTTTTGCTAAAAAACGATTCTACTTTTGCTTGCACTAAGCGAATATTTTCTTCCGGAATTTCATCTTTTAACATGGCGAGTAGTTCTTTGGTTTTTTTATGACTGTCCATTTCGATGGCTTTATCGACTTGTTCTCTGAGAATTTGCCGGCTATCTTTACTTAAAATCGACGGGATCACGAAAATGGTGGCGTCGCTTTGGACTGGAACGGTCGTAAAAATAAAATCGATATCACGTGCAACGGTATTTAATTGCCGCACCGCATAAGCTCCTTGAAAATCAATATTTGGAAACATCATTTTCAAGTTTTCTAACAGTAGTTTGGAAATGGATGTACCACTTTTACAAAGGACGACTGCGCGGAAAATCGGCTGTTCCGTTTCCTCGATTTGATACATCCATCCAAGAACTATCATCGAAAGATACACAATTTCCTCTTCTGACCACTTATGGCCAACCAATTTTTCAAAAGGTTTAGAGGCTTTTTCTACAATGTTGAATGTTGGAGTGTATTCTTTGATAAATTGTTTTTTAAGTGGGTTATTGATTTGAAAACCTAAAATCGTCCGGTAAATGGCTGGTCTGACATGTAAAATCACTTTTTCTTTAAATTCATTTTTCTTCATGATTTCGGTTGCAAAATACATTTCTAGTAAGCGGATGAACTCATCAACTGCGTAGGCGATTTCTTCACTGTCTGAGAAATGAAGCGCCGACTCGACTAAGTTCGAAGCGAGTACTTGTAAAGATAAGTAAAGCAAATCATTTTCACTTAAAAAGTCATAACCCCAAAACATTTCTTTCATTATCGGGAACTCACGGGTATTTTTGATGTCATACATTTCAATTTTAAATGTCCATTTTTTATTTGTTACTTTGGACCGTTTGATGATGCCATGGAGGATATAGGGCAATTCTTCCATTTGTTCATCTGTAAATGTAATTTGGAGTTTACTTTCGACTTTTTCCAGTCGTTTCTTTAGTAAAAAGACTTCGCTGACTGTAATGAGCTTCTTTTCATCAAGTACGAATTTTCCGTACGGGGTCTGAACGACTTCGCGAATGAGTTCCGCCAGTAAATTACGAATCAGAAATTCTGAACCGGAAACTGCATAACCATCTTTTCGTGAGTAATCTAGTTGTATTTCGAATTCATGCAAGCTTTCCTTGATACTTTTCACATCTGTTAACATCGTATTTTTACTTACATAAACGTATTCCGCAAGCGCGCCGAGTGACATGTAATGATTGTGAAGCAGTAGTTTAATCATAATTAGTTTGCGACGAATATTTACCTCATAAAACGAAAACAGCTGTTGCTCTTCTGCTGTTAAAAGCCGGTAACAAGCTTCTCTACATACATCTGTAACAAAAATCATGTCATGGTCAATTAAAATTGGTTCTGACTTTAGTAGATGGTTTATTTGTGTAATCTGTGCGCTAATTGCTTCTTTTGATACCTTAAAATTTTTGGAAACATTTCTAAGATTCACTTGCCGATTCAAGAGCAGATAAGTAATTAATTCCTTACAATTCTGTTCCATCTACTTTCCCCTCCCTTATATTAATAGTAAATGATAACCCTTACATAAAAATGCTGATTCATCACAACTTCGCTTTTGGCAGAAAGATTTATTGTGATGAGTGACATTTCCGGGTTACTTTCTATTATAGATTAGAAGGTATTCAAGGGGAATATGAAAAAAGTGCGAATCAGCATTAAATCACGCTTCATCACACTTTTTTTCTAGTAAAATTTGTTTTATTATTGTCGCAACACGTCTTGCTTCTTCCTTTTCAAGTCGCGCATAAGTCACACGAATGACCGTCTCTTTTACGCCAAATAAAAATCCAGGCATCACGAGTAAATCATTCGCTAAAAAAATATCAAAATCACGAATCGCGCGAAATTCAATTGGTAATTTCACCCATAAATGAAATCCGCCTTTTGGTTTAATAAAAGTCAGCTCGTCTGGTAAAATTTCATCCAAAGCTTCAATTAAGTTATCGCGGCGCTGTTCTAAAACATGGTGCAATTGTTTTAAATGGCTACTATACCCCGCCGTATTTAAAACACCGTTAGCCAAAACTTGCGGAAAAATACTTAAACCAAAATCCATCTCTTGCCTTGCGAGCGCGAGCCGTTCAATCACTGCGGTTGGTCCGATTAGCCAACCAATTCGCGTAGTTGATCCCATGATTTTTGAAAGTGAGCCGATATATAAAACATTATCCGTGTCCAGTTGCTTTAACGGCGCCGGAATTCGGCTATCGAGCGCAGCCAATTCTGAAAAAGGATCATCTTCCACAATCGGAATTTGCAAGTGAGCGCAAATTTTCACAAGTTCTTTGCGCCGCTTCAAACTCATCACTAGCCCAGTCGGATTTTGAAATGTCGGATTAACAAATACCATTTTGACACGATGTTTATGGTATAAATCGCGCAACTCAGAAATAATCACGCCATCCTCGTCCATTGGTAAAGCAAAAATCCGCAAGCCCGCTGATTGAAATAACGATAACGAATAAAAATAAGACGGCGACTCAATCGCAACAGCATCACCCGGTTTTAATAAACATTGCGTAATTAAAAAGAGTGCTTGTTGCGCACCAGACGTAATCAAAATTTGCTCCGGTCGCGATTCTAACCCATGTGCCGCCTTCATTTGTTTTTGAATGGTTTCACGCAGAGGTCTGTAACCTGCCTCGTCTTCATACTGCTCTTCTGCAATAAAAGACTGCCACGAAAGGCTTGGCGTCTCCATTTTCGGCGTCATTTCTAGTGGTAGTTCACCGCTCGCTGCATCAATGACCCGTTCCGCGTCCACTCGTTCCATCACGCCGGCTTGGCGAATATAAGGAACTGCTGGCGTAAAACCACCTTGTGTTAAATAATGGCGCCAATTCGTTGACTGTCCCGCAAAAAGCCCCCATTTTTCCGCATTAACCGTCGTTCCGCTTCCTTGTTTGCGGATGATAACAGCCCGCGCCGTCAGTTCATCAAGCGCCCGCACAACCGTCGAACGATTCACACCGAACAACTCCGCCAACTGCCTTTCCGGGGGCAATTTTTCTTCTGGCAAAAGTTCGCCATTCATAATTTTCGTTTCGATTAAATCAACAATTTGTAAATAAATCGGTAAACTCGAATTTCCAGTTAGCTGCCACATCCACACCATTCCTCCTATATAAATTGGATGGAGAAAACAACATCCAATTGGCTGTTTGTACGAAATGGCTTTTAGCTTATCATAATAGTCAGGTAATTTCAATTAACTTTGATGGAGGTTATTAATATGGAGAAAAAAGTTGGTACAGATCGTGTAAAACGTGGTATGGCGCAAATGCAAAAAGGTGGCGTCATTATGGATGTAGTCAATGCCGAACAAGCAAAAATTGCGGAAGAAGCTGGTGCAGTGGCTGTTATGGCACTTGAACGGGTTCCTTCTGATATTCGTGCAGCCGGTGGTGTCGCTCGTATGGCCGATCCTCGCATTGTCGAAGAAGTAATGAACGCTGTCTCTATCCCCGTTATGGCAAAAGCTCGCATTGGTCACATTACAGAAGCGCGCGTCCTCGAAGCAATGGGCGTGGATTATATTGACGAAAGTGAAGTATTAACGCCAGCCGATGATGAATTCCATTTATTAAAATCAGATTTCACTGTTCCTTTCGTATGTGGTTGCCGTGATATCGGTGAAGCACTCCGCCGTATCGGTGAAGGTGCTGCCATGCTCCGTACAAAAGGTGAACCCGGAACTGGTAATATCGTCGAAGCTGTCCGCCATATGCGCCAAGTAAACGGCCAAATCCGCCAAATTGCTGGCATGACAGATGATGAATTAATGGTTGCCGCTAAAAACTTCGGTGCTCCATATGAATTAATCAAAGAAATTAAAACACTTGGCAAACTTCCGGTCGTTAATTTTGCTGCTGGTGGTGTTGCGACTCCCGCTGATGCTGCACTAATGATGGAACTTGGAGCAGACGGCGTTTTCGTTGGATCTGGTATCTTCAAATCCGACAATCCAGCTAAATTCGCTAGCGCTATCGTCCAAGCTACAACTTACTATACTGACTATGAGTTAATCGGAAAACTGTCCAAAGAGCTAGGTTCCCCGATGAAAGGAATCGAAATGTCTCGCCTTAACCAAGAAGACAGAATGCAAGATCGGAGCATTTAATATGAAAAAAATTGGTGTCCTTGCAATTCAAGGTGCAGTTGATGAACATATCCTAATGATTGAATCAGCCGGTGCTCTTGCTTTTAAAGTAAAGCATCCAAACGATTTAGATGGACTTGACGGGCTTGTATTACCCGGCGGAGAAAGTACGACGATGCGCAAGATTATGAAGCGTTATGATTTAATGGAACCAGTCCGAGCATTTGCAAAGGAAGGGAAAGCTATCTTTGGGACTTGTGCCGGACTTGTGCTTTTATCCAAAGAAATTGAAAGTGGCGAAGAAAGTCTTGGATTACTTGACGCTACCGCGGTTCGCAATGGTTTTGGTCGGCAGAAAGAAAGCTTTGAAGCCGAGTTAAATGTAGAAGCATTTGGTACCACTCCTTTTGAAGCCGTGTTTATCCGTGCTCCTTACTTAATAGAACCGAGCGACGAAGTAACTGTATTAGCAACCATTGACGAGAGAATCGTCGCTGCCCAACAAGCGAATATTCTCGTAACCGCCTTCCATCCAGAACTAACTAATGACAATCGTTGGATGCGCTACTTCCTCGAAAAAATGGTATAAAAAAACACAGCAGAATCTGAAATATGATTCTGCTGTGTTTTTTATTATTTATTTTACCAAAGATTCCATATATGATTTCGCATCTTTTTCCGGAATCCCCTCAGAAATATAAAATTCATACGTGTATTTCTCCAAAGCTGGAAGATACTTCGATACATCTTCGCCAGCCTTGCTCATTTTACTAATATCAATCATCGAAACATCGATATTTTTTCTTTGTGCCTTCGTCAAATCTTCATAAGGGATATTTTTTTCGTAATAAGAAACCATAACATCCTTACTAATATCTTTTCGATAAGAATCCCCAACAAACATAAGTACAATTCCCGCTACTACACAAAGGCCTAAAACAATCCCCATTGTGCTAGTAGGACGAAATCTCCCTTTTGTAGATGAGTGCAGAATGTTAATAATAAGTACGCCAATAGGATAAGCCAAAACTAGCGCTCCTCCTATATACATCATTAATTCTCCAGTATTTTGAATCATTAGAAGCCCTCCCTATAATGTGAATTACCTGAATCAAAACTTTCTTGAATCTCCTGAACAAAAGGATTTTCGGTATCAAAGCATTTTTCAATTAATCTAGCACTAGCAAACTGCGTCTCCCAAATATCAAACACTACTTTGTCACCACGTTTCACTTCATACACTCGATATACTTGTGCTTGTCTAGCGTCCATAACCCCATTGTAATCGTATAATTTTGCTTCAATAGAATCTATACGATGAAACCAAATAATTTTCTTTGTAATTAAATTACCGTGAACTATAGCACCGTTATATACATTTACATACTTGGTAGCACTTAACGTAGACCAAACAAACCATAAACCCAAAAGAGAAAGGATAATTAGTTTAGCATTGAAAGAGTCTCTATAAAAAAAACCAATTAAAAAAGCTATCAAACATATAAAAATAGGGAGAATGAAGTGCCCACCACTACTTCTTTTTAACATTAATATTGGTGTCCCAATCTCCTCGATA
This portion of the Listeria cossartiae subsp. cossartiae genome encodes:
- a CDS encoding PTS sugar transporter subunit IIB codes for the protein MKKVIVACGSGVATSQTVASKVERILKEKGVRATVEAVDIKSLEQHIKTSDVYVAITKANKEFDIPTLNGIAFLTGMGMDEETEKLLNALK
- a CDS encoding PTS sugar transporter subunit IIA yields the protein MDYHDLFQKELTLINSSYESQAELFEYTSNILEKEQYVEPTFKEAVTSREVVFPTGLEMNGIKIAIPHTDTIYVKRPFVLVNKLSTPVPFVQMGTTDKWIDVEVIFMLGIKNPQDQVPLLSSIMEKFMEADFVEQIKEMNDSNTLCDFLKKQFGE
- a CDS encoding BglG family transcription antiterminator, which encodes MEQNCKELITYLLLNRQVNLRNVSKNFKVSKEAISAQITQINHLLKSEPILIDHDMIFVTDVCREACYRLLTAEEQQLFSFYEVNIRRKLIMIKLLLHNHYMSLGALAEYVYVSKNTMLTDVKSIKESLHEFEIQLDYSRKDGYAVSGSEFLIRNLLAELIREVVQTPYGKFVLDEKKLITVSEVFLLKKRLEKVESKLQITFTDEQMEELPYILHGIIKRSKVTNKKWTFKIEMYDIKNTREFPIMKEMFWGYDFLSENDLLYLSLQVLASNLVESALHFSDSEEIAYAVDEFIRLLEMYFATEIMKKNEFKEKVILHVRPAIYRTILGFQINNPLKKQFIKEYTPTFNIVEKASKPFEKLVGHKWSEEEIVYLSMIVLGWMYQIEETEQPIFRAVVLCKSGTSISKLLLENLKMMFPNIDFQGAYAVRQLNTVARDIDFIFTTVPVQSDATIFVIPSILSKDSRQILREQVDKAIEMDSHKKTKELLAMLKDEIPEENIRLVQAKVESFFSKKEQPVEKKEPEQMRITEKQVHFLETSLEWEGLVSAAFSPMLQRGTVDASYIQTCEEIFYQNYEQMMIGPNIYLPHAKPANGVIEQDIQLMIMKADTRTPENEAVKIMIALAPSEQNKHIPLLLKLNEIFLQPERLAELLASTNKKKIVEILERG
- a CDS encoding aminotransferase-like domain-containing protein, giving the protein MWQLTGNSSLPIYLQIVDLIETKIMNGELLPEEKLPPERQLAELFGVNRSTVVRALDELTARAVIIRKQGSGTTVNAEKWGLFAGQSTNWRHYLTQGGFTPAVPYIRQAGVMERVDAERVIDAASGELPLEMTPKMETPSLSWQSFIAEEQYEDEAGYRPLRETIQKQMKAAHGLESRPEQILITSGAQQALFLITQCLLKPGDAVAIESPSYFYSLSLFQSAGLRIFALPMDEDGVIISELRDLYHKHRVKMVFVNPTFQNPTGLVMSLKRRKELVKICAHLQIPIVEDDPFSELAALDSRIPAPLKQLDTDNVLYIGSLSKIMGSTTRIGWLIGPTAVIERLALARQEMDFGLSIFPQVLANGVLNTAGYSSHLKQLHHVLEQRRDNLIEALDEILPDELTFIKPKGGFHLWVKLPIEFRAIRDFDIFLANDLLVMPGFLFGVKETVIRVTYARLEKEEARRVATIIKQILLEKKCDEA
- the pdxS gene encoding pyridoxal 5'-phosphate synthase lyase subunit PdxS is translated as MEKKVGTDRVKRGMAQMQKGGVIMDVVNAEQAKIAEEAGAVAVMALERVPSDIRAAGGVARMADPRIVEEVMNAVSIPVMAKARIGHITEARVLEAMGVDYIDESEVLTPADDEFHLLKSDFTVPFVCGCRDIGEALRRIGEGAAMLRTKGEPGTGNIVEAVRHMRQVNGQIRQIAGMTDDELMVAAKNFGAPYELIKEIKTLGKLPVVNFAAGGVATPADAALMMELGADGVFVGSGIFKSDNPAKFASAIVQATTYYTDYELIGKLSKELGSPMKGIEMSRLNQEDRMQDRSI
- the pdxT gene encoding pyridoxal 5'-phosphate synthase glutaminase subunit PdxT, with the translated sequence MKKIGVLAIQGAVDEHILMIESAGALAFKVKHPNDLDGLDGLVLPGGESTTMRKIMKRYDLMEPVRAFAKEGKAIFGTCAGLVLLSKEIESGEESLGLLDATAVRNGFGRQKESFEAELNVEAFGTTPFEAVFIRAPYLIEPSDEVTVLATIDERIVAAQQANILVTAFHPELTNDNRWMRYFLEKMV